TCCAAAGTGGTGAACTCGGACGCGTTAACTTCGTCGCCGCACATCAGTCACAGAACTGGTATCGGAATCAGCAGGGCAAATGGCGGCAAGACCCGTTCCTCGGTGGAGGTGGACAACTGAACGACTCAGGGAGTCACTTGATTGATATTCTCCTCTGGGTATTGGAAGCGAGTCCCGATACTGTCTTCGCGATGATAGACAACTTAGACATTGAGGTGGATGTGCTCACTGCGATGTCCATTAAGTTCGATACGGGTGCCTTGTGCAATATCAGCATTGTCGGACACGCGTATGGGGGCGTTCGAGAAGCTTTTTCCGTCTGGTTAGAGGAGGGCGCGCTCCATCTCCGAGAGGGGCAACTCTATCGTCAAGAAGGGGATGGGACACCAGAACTTGTTGACACATCTGAAATGCCGGAACAAGCCAACAAGGATGTCGCTTTTATTGAACTCATCCGGGGTGAACGGACGGAGAATCCGATCGGTGTTGAAAACGGGTTGCGCGTCATCCAATTGACCGAAGCCGCGTGGCAATCCGCTGAACTCGGCACACCCGTCAAGGTCGATCTGAGTTGAGTGTTTCGGTCAGTCCGGTTTTCTGTTTTTCTAATTTTGCTTGCGGAGTCAAACGTTTGGAGATCCAGCAGTTGTTCTATTGGATCAGCCGTCAATGTTATTAACTGCTATGATCTTTGGTCAAAATTGTAGTCCCAAGCATCGCGCCGGGACGGATATACGGAAAGCAGTGCTCAGATGAAAGTATCCTAACCGAACCGCAAGGTAAATTAAAGATGCTTGAGATCCAAAATCTGTCCAAATCCTTTGACAAGAAATCCATTCTGACGGAACTTACATTCCAAGTGGCAGCTGGGGAA
This genomic interval from Candidatus Poribacteria bacterium contains the following:
- a CDS encoding Gfo/Idh/MocA family oxidoreductase, producing MSKQKLNFAFIGCGGNARGHGRSVSSVEDVEIVALADPSEASLEAFKETVGLDESLPTYADHVEMLDAVKPDAVVISSPHGLHFQHIMDALDRGCHVHTEKPMVCTVDHAKQVIAKIEETGLHLMIGYQRHLSPTYQYCRQVVQSGELGRVNFVAAHQSQNWYRNQQGKWRQDPFLGGGGQLNDSGSHLIDILLWVLEASPDTVFAMIDNLDIEVDVLTAMSIKFDTGALCNISIVGHAYGGVREAFSVWLEEGALHLREGQLYRQEGDGTPELVDTSEMPEQANKDVAFIELIRGERTENPIGVENGLRVIQLTEAAWQSAELGTPVKVDLS